The proteins below come from a single Aegilops tauschii subsp. strangulata cultivar AL8/78 chromosome 6, Aet v6.0, whole genome shotgun sequence genomic window:
- the LOC109758406 gene encoding probable magnesium transporter NIPA8 isoform X4, giving the protein MVATTFIVFGNVFLVSFGNHQSPVYTPEQLIAKYSNLVFVLYCMSLVFVVALSQYLYRSGETILSDNAKDTSTHWRTLLPFSYAIVSGAIGSCSVLFAKSLSNMLRLTMSSRYQFHSWFTYSILLLFLCTAGFWMARLNEGLSLFDAILIVPMFQIAWTFFSICTGFVYFQEYQVFDTLRIIMFMLGMTFVFIGISLLAPDENKADTKDGSNATKDAAIDMNSEAHVSGNCRPRKLPMEETEVDDMDSLSTSVKVKAKRILSRAKSACSMSLGLGEETISASSVLAMPMVSSRTTGFRGIQTDRSKYIPLRSTDWDNL; this is encoded by the exons ATGGTAGCCACAACTTTTATTGTCTTTGGCAATGTCTTCTTAGTTTCCTTCGGCAATCACCAATCTCCTG TTTATACTCCGGAGCAGCTGATTGCGAAATACAGCAACTTGGTCTTTGTTCTCTATTGTATGTCATTGGTCTTTGTTGTTGCACTCAGTCAATATCTCTATAG GAGTGGAGAGACAATTCTTTCAGATAATGCAAAAGATACTAGCACACATTGGCGAACACTGCTGCCCTTTTCTTACGCTATTGTATCTGGTGCCATTGGATCTTGCTCCGTCTTGTTTGCGAAATCATT GTCTAACATGCTGAGGCTGACCATGAGCAGCAGATACCAATTCCACAGCTGGTTCACATACTCAATTCTTCTGTTATTTCTCTGTACAGCTGGATTTTGG ATGGCGAGACTGAATGAAGGACTGTCTCTGTTTGATGCAATACTGATTGTCCCAATGTTTCAGATTGCATGGACTTTCTTCTCTATTTGTACAGGATTTGTTTACTTTCAAGAGTATCAA GTGTTTGATACACTCAGGATAATAATGTTCATGCTGGGCATGACATTTGTCTTCATAGGCATATCCTTGCTAGCACCTGATGAAAATAAAG CTGACACCAAAGATGGCTCTAACGCCACAAAGGACGCGGCAATTGATATGAACAG TGAAGCACATGTATCAGGAAATTGCAGGCCAAGAAAGTTGCCGATGGAGGAGACGGAAGTAGATGATATGGACTCACTCTCAACCTCAGTAAAAGTGAAAGCAAAACGCATATTGTCGAGAGCAAAG TCGGCTTGCTCCATGTCACTTGGCCTTGGGGAGGAGACCATCAGCGCTTCTTCGGTGCTTGCAATGCCAATGGTTTCCTCGAGAACAACAGGGTTTAGGGGAATTCAAACTGACCGATCAAAGTACATTCCCCTGCGGTCCACTGATTGGGATAATCTATAG
- the LOC109758408 gene encoding inactive LRR receptor-like serine/threonine-protein kinase BIR2, with product MSDVNKQASLLAATSHVAEVFGLKQSLERAEEELGRVMKQLEDKQGADAEVETLKKALAKAKKKAAKERAAREKHEARVCEVQNPPHLLLLALALALTLPPAAPQPAPGSAAEPREDDARCLKGVKADLRDPEGRLTSWTSNTSAGAVCDFSSISCWNPQESRILAVSLSGFGLQGKIPPVLQYCRSANTLDLSSNALEGQIPPALCDWIPFVVNLDLSGNRLTGPLPSELANCRFLNSLKLSDNAFSGQIPASLARLDRLKALDLSGNRLEGQIPSQLGSAFSKDSFSGNSGLCGHPVSSRCGSGLGGTGLGIVIAAEVFGAAASLLLAFFFWRCTGKGKAGRRRQGRGGSESEVTATYPDRAPPRVRTKEVRGVSAKKMPRQQLTGGPCRSDTLSIRVYTRFRPFCNV from the exons atgtctgatgtgaataagcaggcatcGTTGTTGGCCGCAACCTCTCATGTTGCTGAGGTCTTcggactaaagcagagtctggagcgggctgaagaagagctcggccgtgtAATGAAGCAACTGGAGGACAAACAAG GAGCGGATGCTGAGGTGGAAACCCTCAAGAAAGCGTTGGCTAAGGCCAAGAAGAAAGCGGCAAAGGAGCGAGCCGCCCGTGAaaaacacgaggccagggttTGTGAGGTCCA AAACCCCCCGCACCTCCTTCTGCTAGCCCTGGCCCTAGCCCTCACCCTCCCGCCCGCCGCACCGCAGCCGGCGCCGGGGTCGGCGGCGGAGCCGCGGGAGGACGACGCGCGGTGCCTCAAGGGCGTCAAGGCCGACCTCAGGGACCCCGAGGGCCGCCTCACCTCCTGGACCAGCAACACCTCGGCGGGCGCCGTCTGCGACTTCTCCAGCATCTCCTGCTGGAACCCGCAGGAGTCGCGCATCCTCGCCGTCTCCCTCTCCGGCTTCGGCCTCCAGGGCAAAATCCCCCCCGTGCTCCAGTACTGCCGCTCCGCCAACACGCTCGACCTCTCCTCCAACGCGCTCGAGGGCCAGATACCCCCCGCGCTCTGCGACTGGATCCCCTTCGTCGTCAACCTCGACCTCTCCGGCAACCGCCTCACCGGCCCGCTCCCCTCCGAGCTCGCCAACTGCCGCTTCCTCAACTCGCTCAAGCTCAGCGACAACGCCTTCTCCGGCCAGATCCCCGCCTCCCTCGCGCGCCTCGACCGCCTCAAGGCGCTCGACCTCTCCGGGAACCGCCTCGAGGGCCAGATCCCGTCCCAGCTCGGCTCTGCCTTCTCCAAGGACTCCTTCTCCGGGAACTCGGGCCTCTGCGGCCACCCCGTGTCCTCGCGCTGCGGCAGCGGCCTTGGGGGCACCGGCCTCGGCATCGTTATTGCTGCCGAGGTCTTCGGCGCCGCCGCTTCGCTGCTCCTCGCCTTCTTCTTCTGGCGATGCACCGGGAAGGGCAAGgctggccgccgccgccaggGCCGCGGAGGAAGCGAGTCGGAGGTCACTGCGACTTATCCAGATCGGGCGCCGCCGCGCGTGAGGACGAAGGAGGTGCGGGGGGTTTCTGCAAAAAAAATGCCACGTCAGCAGCTGACAGGCGGGCCCTGCCGGTCAGATACACTGTCAATACGCGTTTATACGCGATTTAGACCTTTTTGTAACGTCTAG